The Pseudomonas extremaustralis genome contains a region encoding:
- the ccmB gene encoding heme exporter protein CcmB, protein MSVFALLVAREARLLCRRPAELANPLVFFAIVIALFPLAVGPETKLLQTLSPGLVWVAALLSVLLSLDGLFRSDFEDGSLEQWVLSSHPLPLLVLAKVLAHWAFSGLALVLLSPLLAMMLGLPSECLPILLLSLLLGTPVLSLLGAVGAALTVGLKRGGLLLALLILPLYIPVLILGSGALQAALMGMPATGYLLWLGSLTALAVTLTPFAIAAGLKISVGE, encoded by the coding sequence ATGAGTGTGTTCGCCCTGCTGGTCGCCCGTGAAGCGCGTCTGCTGTGCCGCCGACCGGCTGAGTTGGCCAATCCCTTGGTATTTTTCGCCATCGTGATCGCGCTGTTCCCGCTGGCGGTCGGCCCGGAAACTAAACTGTTGCAAACCTTGTCTCCGGGACTGGTCTGGGTTGCGGCACTTTTGTCCGTCCTGCTCTCGCTGGACGGGCTGTTTCGCAGTGATTTCGAAGACGGTTCCCTGGAACAGTGGGTCCTTTCGTCGCACCCCCTGCCACTTCTGGTGTTGGCCAAGGTACTGGCACACTGGGCGTTTTCCGGTCTGGCGCTGGTCTTGCTTTCGCCGCTGTTGGCGATGATGCTGGGGCTGCCCAGCGAATGCCTGCCGATTCTGCTCCTGAGCCTGTTGCTCGGCACGCCGGTCCTCAGCCTGTTGGGCGCAGTGGGCGCGGCGCTGACCGTGGGTTTGAAGCGCGGCGGCCTGTTGCTGGCGCTGTTGATTCTGCCTTTGTATATCCCGGTGTTGATCCTGGGCAGCGGCGCTCTGCAAGCCGCGCTCATGGGCATGCCGGCGACCGGTTACCTCCTGTGGCTGGGTAGCCTGACCGCCCTGGCGGTAACCCTGACACCCTTTGCTATAGCGGCCGGCCTGAAGATCAGCGTCGGCGAATAA
- the ccmE gene encoding cytochrome c maturation protein CcmE, whose translation MNPLRRKRLLIILAILAGVGIAVALALSALQQNINLFYTPTQIANGEAPLDTRIRAGGMVEKGSLKRSSDSLDVTFVVTDFNKAVTITYRGILPDLFREGQGIVALGKLNADGVVVADEVLAKHDEKYMPPEVTKALKDSGQSAPTPAKEG comes from the coding sequence GTGAATCCGCTGCGTAGAAAGCGTCTGTTGATCATCCTTGCCATCCTGGCCGGCGTCGGCATTGCCGTGGCCCTGGCCTTGAGCGCCCTGCAGCAGAACATCAACCTGTTCTATACCCCGACCCAGATCGCCAATGGCGAAGCCCCGCTGGACACGCGCATCCGTGCCGGCGGCATGGTGGAGAAGGGTTCGCTGAAGCGCTCCAGCGATTCCCTGGACGTCACCTTCGTGGTCACCGACTTCAACAAGGCCGTGACCATCACCTATCGCGGCATCCTCCCGGACCTGTTCCGCGAAGGCCAGGGCATCGTCGCCCTGGGCAAGCTCAACGCCGACGGCGTGGTGGTGGCCGATGAAGTGCTGGCCAAGCACGATGAGAAATACATGCCGCCGGAAGTCACCAAGGCGCTCAAAGACAGCGGCCAATCCGCGCCAACCCCCGCAAAGGAGGGCTAA
- the ccmI gene encoding c-type cytochrome biogenesis protein CcmI, whose translation MIDFWLAAGLLLLIALSFLLIPVLRGRRAQREEDRTALNVALYQERVAELQVQQGEGVLDAAQFDTGRAEAARELLADTEGVEKPRESRLGKPLPVLAAILVPVLGLGLYLHFGASDKVELTREFSQPPVSMEDMTRRLERAAAAQPDSAEGLYFLGRAYMAQNRSADAARIFERTVALAGRQPELLGQWAQAQYFADNKQWSPKVQALTDEALKLDPKEVTSLGLLGIAAFEGQRYQDAIDYWSRLLAQLPPEDNSRVALQGGIDRAAEKIKESGGTVAQKAVMKVRVDLSAEVKAQALPTDSVFIFARAVNGPPAPLAAKRVTVAELPVTVELGDVDAMMPQLKLSNFPEVQLVARISRAGRPTAGEWIGRSQPLASTTTALQQLTIDRPDK comes from the coding sequence ATGATTGATTTCTGGCTCGCAGCCGGCTTGCTGCTTCTGATTGCCCTGAGTTTCCTGCTGATCCCCGTATTGCGCGGCCGCCGTGCCCAGCGTGAAGAGGATCGCACCGCGCTGAACGTGGCGCTCTACCAAGAACGCGTGGCCGAACTGCAAGTGCAGCAGGGCGAGGGCGTGCTTGATGCCGCACAATTCGACACGGGCCGTGCCGAAGCCGCGCGCGAATTGCTGGCCGACACCGAAGGCGTGGAAAAGCCCCGCGAATCGCGTCTGGGCAAGCCATTGCCAGTGCTCGCTGCGATTCTGGTCCCCGTGCTGGGCCTGGGCCTGTACCTGCACTTTGGCGCCAGCGACAAGGTCGAGCTGACCCGCGAATTCTCCCAGCCGCCGGTGTCCATGGAAGACATGACCCGCCGTCTGGAACGCGCCGCCGCTGCTCAACCGGATTCGGCGGAAGGCTTGTACTTCCTCGGCCGTGCCTACATGGCCCAGAACCGTTCCGCCGACGCCGCCAGAATCTTCGAGCGCACCGTGGCCCTGGCCGGGCGCCAACCGGAGCTGCTCGGCCAGTGGGCCCAGGCGCAGTATTTCGCTGACAATAAACAGTGGTCGCCCAAGGTCCAGGCGTTGACCGACGAGGCGTTGAAGCTCGATCCGAAGGAAGTCACCAGCCTTGGCCTGCTTGGTATCGCTGCCTTCGAGGGCCAGCGTTATCAGGACGCGATCGATTACTGGAGCCGTCTGTTGGCCCAATTGCCACCGGAAGACAACTCCCGTGTGGCGCTACAAGGCGGTATCGATCGTGCCGCCGAGAAGATTAAAGAAAGCGGTGGCACCGTGGCCCAGAAGGCGGTGATGAAAGTGCGTGTGGACCTGTCGGCCGAGGTGAAGGCTCAGGCGCTGCCAACCGACAGCGTGTTCATCTTCGCCCGCGCCGTGAACGGCCCGCCGGCGCCGCTGGCGGCTAAACGCGTTACCGTTGCCGAGCTGCCCGTCACCGTCGAACTGGGCGATGTCGACGCGATGATGCCGCAGTTGAAACTGTCCAACTTCCCTGAAGTCCAACTGGTTGCGCGCATATCCCGGGCCGGTCGACCGACCGCTGGCGAGTGGATCGGCCGCAGCCAACCCCTGGCCAGCACCACGACTGCCTTGCAGCAGCTGACCATCGACCGTCCGGACAAGTAA
- the ccmD gene encoding heme exporter protein CcmD: MSFASFSDFLAMGHHGLYVWTAYGICLAVLALNVAMPILARKRYLQQEARRLRRETEK, translated from the coding sequence ATGAGTTTTGCTTCTTTCAGTGATTTTCTCGCCATGGGCCACCACGGCCTGTATGTCTGGACAGCCTATGGCATCTGCCTGGCCGTGCTGGCCCTCAACGTTGCGATGCCGATCCTGGCCCGCAAGCGTTACCTGCAACAAGAGGCGCGTCGTCTGCGCCGGGAGACCGAAAAGTGA
- a CDS encoding heme ABC transporter permease produces MNWTWFHKLGSPKWFYGISGKLLPWLSLFAVLLIGIGLVWGLAFAPPDYQQGNSFRIIYIHVPAAMLAQSCYVMLAVCGVVGLVWKMKLADVALQCAAPIGAWMTAVALVTGAIWGKPTWGSWWVWDARLTSMLILLFLYFGLIALGNAISNRDSAAKACAVLAIVGVINIPIIKYSVEWWNTLHQGATFTLTEKPAMPVEMWAPLLLMVLGFYCFFGAVLLMRMRLEVLKREARASWVKAEVQTSLGARG; encoded by the coding sequence ATGAACTGGACCTGGTTTCACAAGCTCGGCTCGCCCAAATGGTTTTACGGCATCAGTGGCAAGCTGCTGCCGTGGTTGAGCCTCTTCGCCGTGCTGCTGATCGGCATCGGCCTGGTCTGGGGCCTGGCCTTTGCGCCGCCGGACTATCAGCAAGGCAACAGCTTTCGCATCATCTACATCCACGTTCCCGCCGCGATGCTGGCCCAGTCCTGCTACGTGATGCTGGCCGTGTGTGGCGTCGTCGGCCTGGTGTGGAAGATGAAGCTGGCGGACGTGGCCCTGCAATGCGCCGCGCCCATCGGGGCGTGGATGACCGCCGTGGCGCTGGTCACCGGTGCGATCTGGGGCAAACCCACCTGGGGCTCGTGGTGGGTGTGGGATGCGCGACTAACGTCCATGTTGATCCTGCTGTTTCTGTACTTCGGTCTGATTGCCCTGGGCAACGCGATCAGCAATCGTGACAGCGCCGCCAAGGCCTGCGCGGTGCTGGCGATTGTCGGCGTGATCAACATTCCGATCATCAAATACTCGGTGGAGTGGTGGAACACCCTGCACCAGGGCGCCACCTTCACCCTCACCGAAAAGCCGGCGATGCCCGTGGAAATGTGGGCGCCGCTGCTGCTGATGGTGCTGGGGTTCTACTGTTTCTTCGGCGCCGTGCTGCTGATGCGCATGCGCCTCGAAGTGCTCAAGCGTGAAGCCCGCGCCAGTTGGGTCAAGGCCGAAGTGCAAACCAGCCTGGGAGCGCGTGGATGA
- the ccmA gene encoding cytochrome c biogenesis heme-transporting ATPase CcmA, whose translation MTSPLLEAVALSCERDLRLLFEHLELRLASGDMVQISGPNGSGKTSLLRLLAGLMQPTAGEVRLNSKPLNEQRTTLARNLVWIGHAAGIKDVLTAEENLSWLSALHHPASRDAIWQALAAVGLKGFEDVPCHTLSAGQQRRVALARLYLPGPPLWILDEPFTALDKQGVAQLEEHLAQHCEQGGLVILTTHHSLTRLPVGYRDLDLGRWSA comes from the coding sequence TTGACCAGCCCCCTTCTTGAAGCCGTAGCGCTCTCCTGTGAACGCGACTTGCGCCTGCTGTTCGAGCACCTCGAACTGCGGCTGGCCAGTGGCGACATGGTGCAGATCAGCGGCCCCAACGGCAGCGGCAAGACCAGCTTGCTGCGCCTGTTGGCCGGGTTGATGCAGCCGACGGCCGGCGAAGTGCGCCTCAACAGCAAGCCCCTCAACGAACAACGCACCACGCTTGCCCGCAACCTGGTCTGGATCGGCCACGCTGCCGGGATCAAGGACGTGCTGACCGCCGAAGAAAACCTCAGCTGGCTCAGCGCCCTGCATCATCCCGCTTCCCGCGATGCCATCTGGCAGGCCCTGGCCGCCGTTGGCCTCAAGGGTTTCGAAGATGTTCCCTGTCACACCTTGTCCGCCGGCCAGCAGCGCCGTGTGGCTTTGGCGCGCCTGTACCTGCCGGGGCCGCCGCTGTGGATTCTCGACGAACCCTTCACCGCTCTCGATAAACAAGGCGTTGCCCAATTGGAAGAACACTTGGCGCAGCACTGCGAGCAGGGTGGCCTGGTGATCCTCACCACCCACCACAGCCTGACGCGCCTGCCTGTCGGTTACCGCGACCTGGACCTGGGACGGTGGTCGGCATGA
- a CDS encoding DsbE family thiol:disulfide interchange protein, with the protein MKRWLMVLPLAAFLVVAVFLYRGLYLDPAELPSAMIGKPFPAFSLPTVQGDKTLTQADLQGKPALVNVWGTWCISCRVEHPVLNKLAEKGVVIYGINYKDDNAAALKWLAEFHNPYQLDIRDEDGNLGLNLGVYGAPETFFIDAKGVIRDKYVGVIDEVVWREQLAAKYQALVDEAKP; encoded by the coding sequence ATGAAGCGTTGGTTGATGGTGTTGCCGCTGGCGGCATTTCTGGTGGTGGCGGTGTTCCTGTATCGCGGTTTGTACCTGGACCCGGCCGAGTTGCCCTCGGCGATGATCGGCAAGCCGTTCCCGGCGTTTTCGCTGCCGACGGTGCAGGGCGACAAGACCTTGACCCAGGCCGACCTGCAGGGCAAGCCGGCGCTGGTCAACGTGTGGGGGACCTGGTGCATCTCCTGCCGCGTCGAACACCCGGTGCTGAACAAACTGGCCGAGAAGGGCGTGGTGATCTACGGCATCAACTACAAGGACGACAACGCGGCGGCCTTGAAGTGGCTGGCGGAATTCCACAACCCCTACCAACTGGATATCCGCGATGAAGATGGCAACCTCGGGTTGAACCTCGGCGTCTATGGCGCGCCGGAAACCTTCTTTATCGATGCCAAGGGTGTGATCCGCGACAAATACGTCGGCGTGATCGACGAAGTGGTCTGGCGCGAACAACTGGCCGCCAAGTACCAGGCCCTGGTCGATGAGGCCAAGCCATGA
- a CDS encoding cytochrome c-type biogenesis protein gives MKRLLAAAVLALGLAGVAHAAIDTYEFANDAERERFRDLTKELRCPKCQNQDIADSNAPIAADLRKEIFRMLGEGKDNQQIIDFMVDRYGDFVRYKPALTGKTALLWFGPAGLLLAGVVVMVMIVRRRRAAPTDGSDALSLEERKRLDQLLDTKTDD, from the coding sequence ATGAAGCGTCTGCTAGCCGCTGCGGTCCTGGCCCTCGGATTGGCCGGCGTCGCCCACGCCGCCATCGACACCTACGAATTCGCCAACGACGCCGAGCGTGAGCGCTTTCGCGATCTGACCAAGGAACTGCGTTGCCCTAAGTGTCAGAACCAGGACATCGCCGATTCCAACGCCCCCATCGCCGCCGACCTGCGCAAAGAGATCTTCCGCATGTTGGGGGAGGGCAAGGACAACCAGCAGATCATCGATTTCATGGTCGACCGCTACGGTGATTTCGTGCGCTACAAGCCGGCCCTTACCGGCAAGACCGCGCTGCTCTGGTTCGGCCCTGCCGGGCTGCTGCTGGCCGGTGTGGTCGTTATGGTCATGATCGTCCGCCGTCGCCGCGCCGCACCTACCGATGGCAGCGACGCACTATCCCTCGAAGAGCGCAAACGCCTCGACCAATTGCTGGACACCAAGACTGATGATTGA
- a CDS encoding heme lyase CcmF/NrfE family subunit has translation MTSALFIPELGQLAMILALCLAIVQAVFPLLGAWRGDRLWMSLAQPAAWGQFAFLLFAFGCLTYAFMTDDFSVAYVANNSNSALPWYYKFSAVWGAHEGSLLLWALILGGWTFAVSIFSRQLPQVMLARVLAVMGLISIGFLSFLIMTSNPFSRILPQIPADGHDLNPLLQDIGLIVHPPMLYMGYVGFSVAFAFAIAALLGGRLDAAWARWSRPWTIVAWAFLGIGITLGSWWAYYELGWGGWWFWDPVENASFMPWLVGTALIHSLAVTEKRGVFKSWTVLLAIAAFSLSLLGTFLVRSGVLTSVHAFASDPARGIFILIFLLFVVGGSLTLFALRAPVVKSRVGFNLWSRETLLLGNNLVLVVAASMILLGTLYPLVLDALSGAKLSVGPPYFNALFIPLMGLLMVVMAVGVLVRWKDTPVKWLAGMLMPVLLGSVALAVIAGIAYGDFNWAVLATFLLAAWVLLAGVRDIFDKTRHKGLIKGLPSLTRSYWGMQIAHIGIAVCALGVVLSSQNSAERDLRLAPGESMDLAGYHFIFDGAKHFEGPNFTSDKGTVRVVRNGKEVAVLHPEKRLYTVQSSMMTEAGIDAGFTRDLYVALGEPLGDGAWAVRVHVKPFVRWIWFGGLLTGFGGLLAALDRRYRVKVKSRVREALGLQGAVV, from the coding sequence ATGACGTCCGCACTGTTTATTCCGGAACTGGGCCAGCTGGCGATGATCCTCGCCCTGTGCCTGGCCATCGTTCAGGCTGTGTTCCCCTTGCTCGGCGCCTGGCGCGGCGACCGCCTTTGGATGAGCCTGGCGCAGCCGGCCGCCTGGGGCCAGTTTGCCTTTCTGCTGTTTGCGTTTGGTTGCCTGACCTACGCTTTCATGACTGACGACTTTTCCGTCGCCTACGTCGCGAATAACTCCAACAGCGCCTTGCCCTGGTACTACAAGTTCAGCGCCGTGTGGGGCGCCCATGAGGGCTCGCTGCTGTTGTGGGCGTTGATCCTCGGCGGCTGGACCTTTGCCGTGTCGATCTTCTCCCGCCAATTGCCGCAAGTCATGCTGGCGCGGGTGTTGGCGGTGATGGGCTTGATCAGCATCGGCTTCCTGTCGTTCCTGATCATGACCTCCAACCCGTTCAGCCGCATCCTGCCGCAGATCCCGGCGGACGGGCACGACCTCAACCCGCTGCTGCAGGACATCGGCCTGATCGTGCACCCGCCGATGCTGTACATGGGGTATGTGGGTTTCTCCGTGGCCTTTGCCTTCGCCATCGCCGCCTTGCTCGGCGGGCGCCTGGATGCGGCATGGGCGCGTTGGTCGCGGCCTTGGACCATCGTCGCCTGGGCGTTCCTCGGCATTGGAATCACCTTGGGCTCGTGGTGGGCCTACTACGAACTCGGCTGGGGCGGCTGGTGGTTCTGGGACCCGGTGGAAAACGCCTCGTTCATGCCCTGGCTGGTGGGCACCGCGCTGATTCACTCGCTGGCGGTCACCGAGAAACGTGGCGTGTTCAAAAGCTGGACGGTGTTGCTGGCCATCGCGGCGTTTTCCCTCAGCCTGCTTGGCACTTTCCTCGTGCGTTCGGGCGTGCTGACTTCGGTGCACGCGTTTGCGTCGGATCCCGCGCGCGGCATATTCATCCTGATCTTCCTGCTGTTCGTGGTCGGTGGTTCCCTGACCCTGTTTGCCCTGCGCGCGCCGGTGGTCAAGAGCCGGGTCGGCTTCAACCTGTGGTCGCGGGAAACCCTGCTGCTGGGCAACAACCTGGTGCTGGTGGTGGCCGCGTCGATGATCCTGCTCGGCACCCTCTACCCTCTGGTGCTGGATGCCCTGAGCGGCGCCAAGCTGTCCGTCGGCCCGCCGTACTTCAACGCGTTGTTCATCCCGCTGATGGGCTTGTTGATGGTGGTGATGGCCGTCGGCGTGCTGGTGCGCTGGAAAGACACGCCGGTGAAATGGCTGGCCGGCATGCTGATGCCGGTGCTGCTGGGCAGTGTGGCCCTGGCGGTGATCGCCGGGATCGCCTATGGCGACTTCAACTGGGCGGTGCTCGCCACCTTCCTGCTCGCTGCCTGGGTACTGCTGGCCGGCGTGCGCGACATCTTCGACAAGACCCGTCACAAAGGCCTGATCAAAGGCCTGCCGAGCCTGACCCGCAGCTACTGGGGCATGCAGATCGCCCACATCGGCATCGCCGTGTGCGCCCTGGGCGTGGTGTTGTCCAGCCAGAACAGCGCCGAGCGCGACCTGCGCCTGGCCCCGGGCGAGTCCATGGACCTGGCCGGTTATCACTTCATTTTCGACGGTGCCAAACACTTCGAAGGTCCGAACTTCACGTCGGACAAAGGCACCGTGCGTGTGGTCCGTAATGGCAAGGAAGTGGCGGTGCTGCACCCGGAAAAACGTCTGTACACCGTACAAAGCTCGATGATGACCGAAGCCGGGATCGACGCCGGTTTCACCCGCGACCTCTATGTGGCGCTGGGTGAACCCTTGGGCGACGGCGCCTGGGCGGTGCGGGTGCATGTCAAACCGTTCGTGCGCTGGATCTGGTTTGGTGGGTTGCTCACCGGCTTTGGTGGTTTGCTCGCAGCGCTAGACCGGCGTTATCGGGTCAAGGTCAAGAGCCGGGTGCGTGAAGCGCTCGGTTTGCAAGGAGCGGTGGTATGA
- a CDS encoding molybdopterin molybdotransferase MoeA yields the protein MNPVGKPGKGGPLMPVEDALERLLDMAAAAPIREQERLALAACDGRVLAQDLISTLDLPPWPNSAMDGYAMRRADWTGEPLVVSQRIFAGQAPQPLAAGTCARIFTGAPVPEGADCVEMQENAVVHADERVSFTEPLQLDQNIRPQGQETTVGERVLPAGTRLGPIELGLAASLGRDCLDVIRRVRVAVLSTGDELIEPGLPLGPGQIYNSNRRVLCSWLTRLGCEVIDAGILPDDLEHTRDRLAGLGAVDLILSTGGVSVGEADFLGIALREEGELALWKLAIKPGKPLTFGHFRGVPVIGLPGNPASTLVTFALLARPYLLRRQGVTDVAPLRFEVPVGFTWPKPGNRREYLRGRLEQGKAIIYRNQSSGVLRSAAWAEGFVEVLEGTTLEVGDRVNFIPLSEVLN from the coding sequence GTGAATCCCGTGGGTAAGCCTGGCAAGGGCGGCCCGTTGATGCCGGTGGAGGACGCGCTGGAGCGACTGCTGGACATGGCCGCCGCGGCGCCGATCCGTGAACAGGAACGATTGGCCCTGGCCGCGTGCGATGGCCGCGTATTGGCACAGGACTTGATCTCCACCCTCGACCTGCCGCCCTGGCCCAACAGCGCCATGGACGGTTACGCCATGCGGCGTGCGGATTGGACGGGCGAGCCCTTGGTGGTCAGCCAGCGCATCTTCGCGGGCCAGGCGCCACAGCCGTTGGCCGCCGGTACCTGCGCGCGGATCTTCACCGGGGCGCCGGTGCCCGAAGGCGCGGACTGCGTAGAGATGCAGGAAAACGCCGTGGTCCACGCCGACGAGCGCGTGAGTTTTACCGAACCTTTGCAGCTCGACCAGAACATCCGCCCCCAAGGCCAGGAGACCACGGTCGGCGAACGGGTGCTGCCAGCCGGCACGCGCCTGGGCCCGATCGAACTGGGCCTGGCCGCGTCCCTCGGCCGTGACTGCCTCGACGTGATCCGCCGCGTGCGCGTGGCCGTGCTGTCCACCGGCGACGAGTTGATCGAACCCGGTTTGCCGCTGGGGCCGGGGCAGATCTACAACAGCAACCGTCGTGTGCTGTGCAGTTGGTTGACGCGCCTGGGCTGTGAAGTGATCGATGCGGGCATTCTGCCGGATGACCTGGAACACACCCGTGACCGCCTGGCGGGCCTGGGCGCGGTCGACCTGATCCTGTCCACCGGCGGTGTGTCGGTGGGGGAGGCGGATTTTCTCGGCATTGCCTTGCGCGAAGAGGGCGAACTGGCCTTGTGGAAGCTGGCGATCAAACCCGGTAAACCGCTGACATTTGGCCATTTCCGTGGCGTGCCGGTGATTGGCCTGCCCGGCAACCCGGCCTCGACACTGGTGACTTTCGCCTTGTTGGCGCGGCCGTACCTGCTGCGCCGCCAGGGCGTGACAGATGTGGCACCGCTGCGTTTTGAAGTGCCGGTGGGGTTCACCTGGCCCAAGCCGGGCAACCGCCGCGAATACCTGCGCGGGCGCCTCGAACAGGGCAAGGCGATCATCTACCGCAACCAGAGCTCCGGCGTCCTGCGCAGCGCGGCGTGGGCGGAGGGGTTTGTAGAGGTGTTGGAGGGGACGACGTTGGAGGTGGGGGATCGCGTCAACTTCATTCCGTTGAGTGAAGTTCTGAATTGA
- the fliK gene encoding flagellar hook-length control protein FliK, with translation MTGEINLPTLPSTPAAGQSPAPATGALLKLLEPQIGLIDPGKTANAEVIALKQGGDAFQLLLKLTLDGGRQTLVQASSPQPLPLGSNVAVSQTPTGNLTLSLQQALSANVAALTRIDTTQMPEGTLLQAKVLTTQMLPQGTTQPAIYRSLVTVLNNAMAGATLTVESPQPLRVGSLLSAVVQNAQTLNFVPLSGLKDQLAITQQLSTQQSRQGSLDAVFSALQDLPSDDTTSTDLRAAADRLLAALPDLAQVSNPKVLAQVIQNSGAFLEAKLLAGQNPQVPPLDMKGALLRLVADLLPALPASTNMNAVLAANTLAQVLPNFVRSPLGTLGQIGARQAPVGFPLPERLMAKLEGEGDLENLLRLAAGAISRLQSHQLSSLEQTGTTADGRLQTTWQLEIPMRTLQDIVPLQVKFQREEPAPDKDEPDRKDRKDPKHMLWRVELAFDMEPLGPLQVQAQLTQGKLSSQLWATRPYTASLIESHLGTLRERLVTSGLNVGDLDCHLGTPPRGPKTGLEHRWVDETA, from the coding sequence ATGACCGGTGAGATCAACCTTCCTACGCTTCCTTCCACTCCGGCTGCCGGGCAAAGCCCCGCGCCGGCGACGGGAGCATTGCTGAAACTGCTGGAGCCGCAGATCGGGCTGATCGACCCGGGAAAAACCGCGAACGCCGAAGTGATCGCCCTCAAACAGGGCGGTGATGCCTTTCAGTTGCTGCTCAAGTTGACCCTCGACGGTGGTCGCCAGACCCTGGTGCAAGCCAGCAGCCCCCAGCCGTTGCCGCTCGGCAGCAATGTGGCGGTGAGCCAGACCCCGACGGGTAACCTGACCCTCAGCCTGCAGCAGGCCTTGAGCGCCAACGTCGCCGCCCTGACGCGCATCGACACCACACAAATGCCCGAAGGCACGCTGTTGCAGGCCAAGGTGCTGACCACGCAGATGCTGCCCCAAGGCACCACGCAGCCGGCGATCTACCGTTCGCTGGTGACCGTGCTCAATAACGCCATGGCCGGCGCCACCCTGACCGTGGAGAGCCCGCAACCGTTGCGGGTCGGCAGCTTGCTCAGCGCCGTGGTGCAGAACGCGCAAACCCTGAACTTTGTGCCGCTGAGCGGGCTCAAGGATCAGTTGGCCATTACCCAACAACTCTCCACCCAGCAAAGTCGCCAAGGCTCGCTGGATGCGGTCTTCAGCGCACTGCAAGACCTGCCCAGCGACGACACGACATCGACCGACCTGCGCGCGGCCGCCGACCGTTTACTGGCCGCCCTGCCCGACCTGGCGCAAGTCAGCAATCCCAAGGTGCTGGCGCAGGTGATCCAGAACAGCGGCGCGTTTCTGGAAGCCAAACTGCTTGCCGGGCAAAACCCGCAAGTCCCGCCGTTGGACATGAAGGGCGCCCTGTTGCGCCTGGTCGCGGACTTATTGCCCGCCCTGCCCGCCAGCACCAATATGAATGCCGTCCTCGCCGCCAATACCCTGGCCCAGGTGCTGCCGAACTTTGTACGCAGCCCATTGGGAACCCTGGGGCAAATCGGCGCCCGACAGGCACCCGTCGGCTTCCCGCTGCCCGAGCGGCTGATGGCGAAACTGGAAGGCGAAGGCGACCTGGAAAACCTGCTGCGCCTGGCCGCCGGGGCGATTTCGCGCTTGCAGAGCCACCAGCTGTCGAGCCTGGAACAGACCGGTACCACCGCCGACGGTCGCCTGCAAACCACCTGGCAACTGGAAATCCCCATGCGCACCTTGCAAGACATCGTGCCGTTGCAAGTCAAGTTCCAGCGCGAAGAACCAGCGCCGGACAAGGACGAACCCGACCGCAAAGACAGGAAAGACCCCAAACACATGCTGTGGCGCGTCGAACTGGCTTTCGACATGGAGCCGCTGGGTCCCTTGCAGGTCCAGGCGCAACTGACCCAGGGCAAACTGTCCAGCCAGTTGTGGGCGACGCGGCCTTACACCGCCAGTTTGATCGAAAGCCATTTGGGCACCTTGCGCGAGCGCCTGGTGACCTCGGGTCTCAACGTTGGCGACCTGGATTGTCACCTTGGCACGCCACCGCGCGGGCCGAAAACCGGACTGGAACATCGCTGGGTGGATGAAACCGCATGA
- a CDS encoding EscU/YscU/HrcU family type III secretion system export apparatus switch protein — MKNATPPRQAIALKYDGQQAPTLTAKGDDALAEAILKLARENEVPIYENAELVKLLARMELGDSIPEELYRTIAEIIAFAWTLKGKFPVGYDPDAGPVERDVTERGEDY, encoded by the coding sequence ATGAAGAACGCTACCCCACCGCGCCAGGCGATTGCCCTCAAGTACGACGGCCAGCAAGCGCCGACCCTGACCGCCAAGGGCGACGATGCCCTGGCCGAAGCGATCCTGAAACTGGCACGGGAAAACGAAGTGCCCATCTATGAAAACGCCGAACTGGTGAAGCTGCTGGCGCGCATGGAATTGGGCGACAGCATCCCCGAGGAGTTGTACCGCACCATCGCCGAGATCATTGCGTTTGCATGGACATTGAAGGGCAAGTTCCCGGTGGGGTACGACCCGGATGCGGGGCCGGTGGAGCGGGATGTGACTGAACGCGGCGAGGATTACTGA